One window of the Rhodococcus sovatensis genome contains the following:
- the mftG gene encoding mycofactocin system GMC family oxidoreductase MftG has translation MSTARAVDVIVVGGGSCGSVVAARLSEDPSCSVMLLEAGSGFGSLGDVPQDILDARILPIGPQSAWVDTYLAELTPTLTRTVARGRVLGGSGAVNGGYFIRARPTDFDAWPKSWSFDDVLPYYRKLENDTDFSGSFHGEAGPMPVSRVAENSRSPITEMFVDAAHSAGFADDSDKNSPVSAGGVGPVPRNIFRGVRTNAAVAYLLPALSRTNLTVVDGARVLAVTFDGMKASGVTVARGQSVEHLKAERVVLCAGAVRTPQLLMLSGVGPVRHLVEKGVSVKIDHPRVGRGFSDHPEVGVYYQVSDAEAGESPLEAVLHVDDLEIRPYSVPFDRMIPGLENGDPMIGVGLMRPESRGDITLRTADPCDTPFVRYRYLETESDRSALSAGLDVVGEMIGGVAPLATVVGDPLLGRLGTSLHLSGSCAMGDDSSVLDDSCRVRGIDGLYVLDTSAFPVVPTRGPHATAIMLAERGADIMRGTVA, from the coding sequence ATGAGCACTGCCCGTGCCGTGGACGTGATCGTCGTCGGTGGCGGGTCGTGCGGATCGGTCGTCGCGGCCCGGTTGAGCGAGGACCCATCGTGTTCGGTGATGCTGCTCGAGGCGGGATCGGGGTTCGGTTCGCTCGGCGACGTACCGCAGGACATTCTCGATGCACGCATTCTGCCCATCGGGCCGCAGAGTGCCTGGGTCGATACCTACCTCGCCGAGTTGACCCCGACGCTCACACGGACCGTGGCGCGGGGCCGCGTACTCGGAGGGTCTGGGGCAGTGAACGGCGGCTACTTCATCCGCGCGCGACCCACGGACTTCGACGCGTGGCCGAAGTCGTGGTCCTTCGACGACGTCCTCCCGTACTACCGCAAGCTCGAGAACGACACGGACTTCTCCGGAAGCTTCCACGGCGAGGCGGGGCCGATGCCCGTCTCGCGTGTCGCAGAGAACTCGAGGTCTCCGATCACCGAGATGTTCGTCGATGCGGCACACAGCGCCGGTTTTGCGGACGACTCGGACAAGAATTCACCCGTATCCGCCGGTGGCGTCGGACCGGTGCCGCGCAACATCTTTCGTGGCGTACGCACCAATGCTGCTGTTGCATACCTCCTTCCGGCATTGAGCCGCACCAACTTGACTGTCGTCGATGGGGCACGTGTCCTCGCCGTGACGTTCGACGGGATGAAAGCGAGCGGAGTCACCGTCGCGCGCGGACAGTCGGTCGAGCATTTGAAGGCAGAACGAGTAGTCCTGTGCGCAGGGGCGGTTCGTACACCGCAGCTGTTGATGTTGTCGGGTGTCGGACCGGTGAGACACCTTGTCGAGAAAGGTGTTTCGGTGAAGATCGACCATCCTCGAGTGGGTCGAGGGTTCAGCGATCATCCGGAAGTCGGTGTCTACTATCAGGTCTCGGACGCGGAGGCCGGTGAATCGCCGCTCGAGGCAGTCCTTCACGTCGACGATCTGGAAATACGTCCGTACTCGGTACCGTTCGACCGAATGATTCCAGGACTCGAAAACGGCGACCCGATGATAGGCGTCGGATTGATGCGACCGGAGAGTCGAGGCGATATCACTCTACGGACCGCCGATCCCTGCGATACACCGTTCGTGCGCTATCGATATCTGGAGACCGAATCGGATCGATCGGCGTTGTCGGCCGGCCTCGATGTGGTCGGCGAGATGATCGGTGGCGTCGCGCCGCTCGCAACCGTCGTCGGCGATCCGTTGCTCGGGCGGCTCGGGACCTCGCTTCATCTGTCCGGTAGTTGCGCGATGGGCGACGACAGCTCGGTGCTCGACGATTCGTGCCGGGTCCGGGGGATCGACGGTCTGTACGTTCTCGACACTTCGGCATTTCCTGTCGTACCGACGAGAGGACCACACGCGACGGCGATCATGCTCGCCGAACGCGGAGCGGACATCATGCGGGGCACGGTGGCGTAG
- the mftF gene encoding mycofactocin biosynthesis glycosyltransferase MftF (Members of this protein family, MftF, are glycosyltransferases, members of PF00535 (glycosyl transferase family 2). The encoding gene is found as part of the mycofactocin cassette, in Mycobacterium tuberculosis, many other Actinobacteria, and occasional members of other lineages. Mycofactocin itself, a putative redox carrier, is a heavily modified derivative of the C-terminal Val-Tyr dipeptide of the mycofactocin precursor MftA (TIGR03969).), which yields MGQGRLPDGFGVRVDPRVRTYSDGRVLIGGSPTRMLKLAPTAAAMIGDGFLEVTDSQSALVARKLLDSGVANPRPMSIPSPRDVTVVVPLKNNAAGLSRLLPALHGLNVIVVDDGSDDPVKAPPMAWSVGGVTVLRHATSRGPAAARNTGLRSATTDFVAFLDSDVVPRKGWLEVMLGHFSDPAVALVAPRIVALEPEGNALARYEHARSSLDLGRKEAAVRAGSSVSYVPSAAMLIRRQVAQECGGFDESMHVAEDVDLCWRLQEAGWRLRYEPVAHVAHDHRVTFGRWFGRKLFYGTGASPLAERHPGMVPPISMSPWTLVACLLAVSFTKFGLLGALLTLGVTIGRLRKMFVGLDQPTRIAAILATEGFIGGMWQLASALCRHYWPITLLAVILSSRIRKIALGLAVAEALSDWYNHRELGGLDPVRYAFFKRIDDVAYGAGLWSGAVNARSVKALTPRMDT from the coding sequence ATGGGTCAAGGACGATTGCCTGATGGCTTCGGGGTGCGCGTCGATCCTCGGGTACGAACTTACTCGGACGGTCGCGTTCTGATTGGCGGATCTCCGACACGGATGCTCAAGCTTGCCCCGACGGCTGCGGCCATGATCGGCGACGGATTTCTCGAGGTAACCGATTCGCAGTCCGCGCTCGTCGCTCGGAAGTTGCTCGATTCGGGTGTCGCCAACCCCCGACCGATGTCGATTCCGTCCCCGCGTGATGTGACGGTGGTCGTGCCCTTGAAGAACAACGCTGCAGGGCTCAGTAGGCTGCTGCCGGCGCTGCACGGGTTGAACGTGATCGTCGTGGACGACGGTTCGGACGATCCGGTCAAGGCCCCGCCTATGGCCTGGAGCGTCGGCGGGGTGACGGTACTACGTCACGCGACCTCGCGAGGGCCCGCGGCGGCACGAAACACCGGACTTCGCAGTGCAACAACTGATTTCGTCGCCTTTCTGGACTCCGACGTCGTGCCGCGCAAGGGATGGCTCGAGGTGATGCTCGGCCATTTCTCCGATCCGGCCGTCGCTCTCGTAGCACCGAGAATCGTGGCGCTGGAACCCGAGGGCAATGCGCTGGCGAGGTACGAGCACGCGCGGTCGTCCCTGGATCTGGGACGCAAAGAGGCTGCAGTGCGAGCGGGAAGCTCGGTGTCCTATGTGCCGAGTGCTGCGATGTTGATTCGTAGACAGGTGGCGCAGGAGTGCGGCGGGTTCGACGAGTCGATGCACGTGGCCGAGGACGTCGACCTCTGCTGGAGGTTGCAGGAAGCGGGGTGGCGTCTGCGCTACGAACCGGTGGCCCACGTGGCGCACGACCACCGGGTGACATTCGGCCGCTGGTTCGGACGCAAGCTGTTCTACGGCACCGGTGCGAGCCCGCTCGCCGAACGGCACCCGGGAATGGTTCCGCCGATCTCGATGTCCCCGTGGACGCTGGTCGCATGTTTGCTCGCTGTGAGCTTCACCAAGTTCGGTCTGCTCGGAGCGCTGTTGACGCTCGGCGTCACCATCGGCCGCCTCCGCAAAATGTTCGTAGGGCTCGATCAACCCACTCGGATCGCAGCGATACTTGCGACCGAGGGTTTCATCGGAGGTATGTGGCAGCTCGCATCCGCCCTGTGTCGCCATTATTGGCCGATCACGCTCCTCGCGGTAATTCTGTCCAGTCGGATTCGAAAGATCGCCCTGGGACTTGCGGTGGCAGAAGCGTTGTCGGACTGGTACAACCATCGTGAACTAGGTGGACTCGATCCGGTTCGGTACGCATTTTTCAAGCGAATCGACGACGTCGCCTACGGAGCAGGACTGTGGTCGGGAGCTGTGAACGCGCGAAGCGTCAAGGCGCTGACGCCACGAATGGACACATGA
- the mftE gene encoding mycofactocin biosynthesis peptidyl-dipeptidase MftE, which produces MPKNDDVRPGFDELGPRAWPTVDGSVTVVVPLGSFEQHGPHLPLDTDTRIAEAVAQRLTNVVLAPSIAYGSSGEHAGFPGTISIGADALRSVLVEYGRSACAWADRVLFVNGHGGNIATLTAAVELLRYEGRDVAWVPCAVPDADAHAGRTETSLLLWLSPDVVDVSRVEVGNTDALGDLLPRLRDGGVRAVAPNGVLGDPRGSSASEGEVIFADMCARTAAVLRRWVPSPRGMLT; this is translated from the coding sequence GTGCCGAAGAACGACGATGTCCGCCCCGGGTTCGACGAACTCGGACCGAGAGCGTGGCCGACTGTCGACGGGTCCGTGACGGTCGTCGTCCCGTTGGGTTCGTTCGAGCAACATGGCCCGCACCTTCCGCTCGACACCGACACTCGGATTGCGGAAGCCGTTGCGCAGCGTCTGACGAACGTGGTGCTCGCACCGTCGATCGCCTACGGTTCCAGCGGTGAGCACGCGGGATTTCCGGGGACGATATCCATCGGCGCCGACGCGCTTCGATCGGTGCTCGTCGAGTACGGGCGATCTGCGTGCGCGTGGGCGGACCGGGTGTTGTTCGTCAATGGCCACGGAGGGAACATCGCCACCCTGACCGCCGCCGTGGAGCTACTGCGTTACGAAGGTCGAGACGTTGCGTGGGTCCCGTGCGCGGTGCCTGACGCCGATGCCCACGCAGGGCGGACCGAAACGTCGCTGCTGCTCTGGCTTTCACCGGACGTCGTGGACGTCTCGCGTGTCGAGGTGGGCAACACCGACGCACTCGGAGACCTCCTTCCGCGGCTGAGGGACGGAGGGGTGCGGGCTGTGGCACCCAACGGCGTGCTCGGTGACCCGCGTGGGTCCAGCGCATCCGAGGGCGAGGTGATTTTCGCCGATATGTGTGCCCGCACAGCCGCTGTCCTGCGGCGATGGGTGCCGTCTCCCCGAGGAATGTTGACCTGA
- a CDS encoding IS630 family transposase, translated as MRIAPLGLIDGDRDKLEAILRAPTAPAGLALRARIVLLAADGVSNSEIARRCGVSRPTVITWRGRYGERGIDGLSDLHRSGRPRTLDHSAIVTATLMPPPKKLGVTHWSSRLLADHLGISFYAVANAWREYGVQPWRAETFKYSTDPELVAKVHDVVGLYLDPPENAIVLSLDEKSQIQALDRTQPMLPMQPGSVERHTHDYKRHGTTTLFAALDIATGKVTASCKPRHRSTEYLAFLKQVARAYPSQELHLIADNYATHKTPEVKAWLAENPRIAVHFTPTSASWLNLVEVWFGVIQRQALGRGVFTSVTDLTSKIRAFINGWNTRATPFVWTKTPEEILKKATRKTTSNTSH; from the coding sequence ATGCGAATCGCACCTCTCGGGTTGATCGACGGCGACAGGGACAAGCTCGAAGCGATCTTGCGGGCACCGACCGCGCCTGCAGGGTTGGCGTTGCGGGCGAGGATCGTGTTGCTCGCCGCCGATGGGGTGTCGAATTCGGAGATCGCACGCAGGTGCGGCGTTTCGCGTCCGACGGTGATCACCTGGCGTGGACGGTACGGCGAACGAGGCATCGACGGCCTGTCGGACCTGCATCGATCGGGCCGGCCGCGGACGCTCGATCACTCGGCGATCGTGACAGCGACGTTGATGCCGCCACCGAAGAAACTCGGTGTCACACATTGGAGTTCGAGGTTGCTAGCCGACCATCTCGGGATAAGTTTCTACGCTGTAGCCAACGCTTGGCGTGAGTACGGTGTGCAGCCGTGGCGGGCGGAGACGTTCAAATATTCCACCGACCCGGAGCTCGTCGCCAAGGTCCACGATGTCGTCGGTCTGTACCTCGATCCACCCGAGAACGCGATCGTATTGTCACTGGACGAAAAGTCCCAGATCCAGGCCCTCGACCGCACCCAACCGATGCTCCCGATGCAGCCCGGTTCGGTCGAGAGGCACACCCACGACTACAAACGACATGGCACCACAACACTGTTCGCAGCACTCGATATCGCCACCGGCAAGGTCACCGCCTCCTGCAAACCGCGCCACCGCAGTACCGAATACCTGGCGTTCCTCAAACAGGTCGCACGGGCCTACCCCAGCCAGGAGCTGCACCTGATCGCCGACAATTACGCCACCCACAAGACCCCCGAAGTCAAAGCCTGGCTAGCCGAGAACCCCCGCATCGCAGTCCATTTCACTCCGACATCAGCGTCGTGGCTCAATCTCGTCGAAGTGTGGTTCGGGGTCATCCAACGTCAAGCACTCGGCCGCGGCGTCTTCACCTCCGTCACCGATCTGACATCGAAAATCCGTGCGTTCATCAACGGCTGGAACACCCGCGCCACACCATTCGTCTGGACCAAAACCCCGGAGGAAATCCTCAAGAAAGCGACCCGTAAAACGACTTCAAACACGAGCCACTAG
- a CDS encoding GntR family transcriptional regulator, with protein MPPRRRSVLLAKLSINEPGGRQSTILDELRRVILSGDAPPNTPIPLNEVAEVFGVSRIPVRESLKTLIGEGLVDHRPNLGYTVAQLTSAELREMYIVREVLETAALATAVELATDSDREQAIEANRLLEESISADDPREYHRRSRQFHMSLTNPSRMKRLLHMLESAWNITEPIQPMVHVAGSDRASLHSDHRTMLEAFLDRDSDALLEIAQSHSGRLNTVISSITSESGLLADPTAD; from the coding sequence ATGCCACCACGTCGGCGATCGGTACTCCTGGCGAAGTTGAGTATCAATGAACCCGGAGGTAGGCAGTCGACCATTCTCGACGAACTACGCAGAGTAATTCTCTCCGGCGACGCACCACCGAACACGCCCATTCCGCTCAACGAGGTAGCAGAGGTCTTCGGTGTCAGTCGAATACCGGTTCGCGAATCATTGAAGACTCTCATCGGTGAAGGATTGGTGGATCACCGACCCAATCTCGGATATACCGTGGCACAACTCACCTCCGCCGAACTGCGGGAGATGTACATCGTCAGAGAGGTACTGGAAACAGCTGCGTTGGCAACTGCCGTCGAACTCGCGACGGACAGCGACCGAGAACAGGCGATCGAGGCCAATCGCTTACTGGAGGAATCGATTTCCGCCGACGATCCCCGCGAGTACCACCGCAGGAGTCGTCAATTCCACATGTCTCTGACCAATCCGTCGCGAATGAAGCGACTCCTCCATATGCTGGAATCGGCCTGGAACATCACCGAACCCATTCAACCCATGGTGCACGTCGCGGGGTCGGACCGGGCATCGTTGCATTCGGATCATCGCACGATGCTCGAAGCATTTCTCGACCGCGATTCGGACGCATTGTTGGAGATCGCTCAATCGCATTCAGGAAGACTCAATACGGTGATCTCGTCCATCACGAGTGAATCGGGACTCTTGGCGGATCCGACGGCCGACTGA
- a CDS encoding NCS1 family nucleobase:cation symporter-1: MTDTANGPLSPSAEPSGDLVEAAGHPVGGGLIKDSYDPRLTNEDLAPLKKQTWTSYNLFAFWMSDVHSVGGYVTAGSLFALGLASWQVLISLLVGISIVYFFCNLVAKPSQVSGVPYPVICRASFGVLGANIPAIIRGLIAVAWYGIQTFLASAALDIVLIKLFPSLAPYAVTADYGFAGLSALGWASFLFLWVLQAAVFWRGMESIRKFIDFCGPAVYVVMFALCGYLIWKAGWGAIDLNLGEVEYTGFSAVPVMLGAIALVVSYFSGPMLNFGDFSRYGKSYAAVKKGNFLGLPVNFLVFSILVVVTASLTLPVFGELITDPVETVARIDSTFAIVLGALTFTIATIGINIVANFISPAFDFSNVSPQKISWRAGGMIAAVGSVLITPWNLYNNPDVIHLTLETLGAFIGPLFGVLIADYYLVRKQKVVVDELFTMSPAGKYWYSKGYNPAAVYATIVGALLAMFTVLFNGAIDGMEIAGMATASKYSWFIGCGVGFALYYYLATKTKLAVTNHLDAPVKA; the protein is encoded by the coding sequence ATGACAGATACAGCGAACGGCCCCCTATCGCCCTCTGCTGAGCCGAGCGGCGACTTGGTAGAGGCCGCGGGCCATCCGGTCGGCGGCGGGTTGATCAAGGACAGCTACGACCCACGGCTGACGAACGAGGACCTCGCACCGCTGAAGAAGCAGACGTGGACCTCCTACAATCTCTTCGCGTTCTGGATGTCCGACGTTCACTCCGTCGGCGGATACGTCACGGCAGGAAGCCTGTTCGCACTTGGCCTTGCGAGCTGGCAGGTGCTCATCTCGCTCCTCGTCGGCATCTCGATCGTCTACTTCTTCTGCAATCTGGTCGCCAAGCCCAGCCAGGTCTCGGGCGTGCCGTATCCGGTGATCTGTCGCGCATCGTTCGGAGTACTGGGCGCCAACATCCCGGCAATCATTCGCGGCCTCATCGCCGTTGCCTGGTACGGCATTCAGACATTCCTCGCATCTGCGGCACTCGACATCGTCCTCATCAAACTCTTCCCAAGCCTTGCCCCGTATGCCGTGACTGCCGACTATGGTTTCGCCGGTCTCTCGGCGCTCGGGTGGGCGAGTTTCCTGTTCCTCTGGGTACTGCAGGCCGCCGTGTTCTGGCGGGGCATGGAATCGATTCGCAAATTCATCGACTTCTGCGGACCTGCGGTATATGTCGTCATGTTCGCGTTGTGCGGTTACCTGATCTGGAAGGCAGGCTGGGGCGCAATCGATCTCAACCTCGGTGAAGTCGAGTACACGGGATTCAGCGCAGTTCCCGTCATGCTCGGTGCGATCGCGCTCGTCGTCTCCTACTTCTCCGGACCGATGCTCAACTTCGGCGACTTCTCTCGCTACGGCAAGTCCTACGCGGCGGTCAAGAAGGGCAACTTCCTCGGCCTGCCGGTCAACTTCCTCGTCTTCTCCATCCTCGTCGTCGTCACCGCGTCGTTGACGCTGCCGGTCTTCGGCGAACTCATCACCGACCCTGTCGAGACCGTCGCTCGAATCGACAGCACGTTCGCCATCGTGCTGGGCGCGCTCACCTTCACGATCGCCACGATCGGCATCAACATCGTCGCCAACTTCATCTCTCCCGCATTCGACTTCTCCAATGTCAGCCCCCAGAAGATCAGCTGGCGTGCAGGCGGCATGATCGCAGCGGTCGGTTCCGTGCTCATCACGCCGTGGAACCTGTACAACAACCCGGATGTGATCCACCTGACGCTCGAGACCCTCGGTGCGTTCATCGGACCACTGTTCGGCGTACTGATCGCCGACTACTACCTGGTGCGCAAGCAGAAGGTAGTAGTAGACGAACTGTTCACGATGTCGCCGGCCGGAAAATACTGGTACTCCAAGGGATACAACCCGGCGGCCGTCTACGCCACGATCGTCGGTGCATTGCTGGCCATGTTCACCGTGCTGTTCAACGGTGCAATCGACGGCATGGAGATCGCCGGGATGGCGACCGCGTCGAAGTACAGCTGGTTCATCGGCTGCGGCGTCGGATTCGCCCTCTACTACTATCTGGCGACCAAGACCAAGCTCGCAGTGACCAATCACCTCGACGCGCCGGTGAAGGCATAG
- a CDS encoding aspartate/glutamate racemase family protein, whose protein sequence is MLIKVVNPNTTLSMTATIGECARAVAGPGTLVDAVSPSMGPASIESHVDEALSVPGILEQIALGEAQGADGYVIACFGDPGMDAAREAATGPVVGIAEAAMHAASFLGRGFSVVTTLGRTTGRAWDLAEHYGLSRHCRGVHACEIPVLELETDPDARKIITEACRDAMERDGSDAIVLGCAGMADLCGHISSEIGAPVVDGVAAATLFVQSLVTMGLRTGKRAEFAAPPPKKYSGLLAGFGTD, encoded by the coding sequence GTGCTCATCAAGGTCGTCAACCCGAACACCACGCTGTCGATGACCGCAACGATCGGAGAGTGTGCCCGGGCCGTCGCAGGCCCGGGCACACTCGTCGACGCGGTCAGTCCGTCGATGGGGCCTGCCTCCATCGAGTCTCACGTGGACGAAGCCCTCAGTGTCCCCGGAATTTTGGAGCAGATCGCGCTCGGCGAAGCTCAGGGCGCCGACGGTTACGTCATCGCATGCTTCGGTGACCCAGGCATGGACGCTGCGCGCGAGGCGGCGACGGGCCCGGTCGTCGGAATCGCGGAAGCTGCGATGCACGCCGCGAGTTTTCTCGGTCGCGGCTTCTCCGTAGTGACGACGTTGGGCAGAACCACCGGACGTGCCTGGGACCTTGCCGAACACTACGGACTGTCCCGCCACTGTCGCGGGGTCCACGCCTGCGAGATTCCGGTTCTCGAATTGGAGACCGACCCAGACGCCAGAAAGATCATCACCGAAGCGTGCCGAGATGCCATGGAGAGGGACGGCAGCGACGCCATCGTCCTCGGGTGCGCCGGTATGGCCGACCTCTGTGGGCACATCTCGTCGGAGATCGGCGCACCCGTCGTCGACGGGGTAGCAGCAGCGACGTTGTTCGTGCAGTCGCTCGTGACTATGGGTCTGCGCACTGGGAAGCGTGCGGAGTTCGCCGCTCCCCCACCCAAGAAGTACTCAGGACTGTTGGCCGGCTTCGGAACCGACTGA
- a CDS encoding Rid family hydrolase codes for MSKNTRSFAAALAAGAILFTAACSSDSDAAPADTESASGARSVIEPGEANPMIAQGVEISGDATVYKSSGIGPTALNDDAAEGSPESYIDTEQFSGGTLPSGVTVTEAQGIGVLKKIRDNLEDQGYALEDVVTMRVFLDNAPGTDRADYAGWNRAYRQFFANTNLDTDATELVPMGTAEPSAPIERNSARPSRFALEVASLPVQGWLVEVEVDAVK; via the coding sequence TTGTCCAAGAACACACGTTCGTTCGCCGCCGCGCTCGCTGCCGGGGCAATCCTGTTCACCGCGGCGTGCTCGTCGGATTCGGATGCGGCGCCTGCCGACACCGAATCCGCCTCTGGGGCCAGATCGGTCATCGAGCCGGGTGAAGCGAATCCGATGATCGCGCAGGGCGTCGAAATCTCCGGTGATGCAACAGTCTACAAGTCCAGTGGAATCGGACCGACAGCGCTGAACGACGATGCGGCAGAAGGAAGTCCGGAATCGTACATCGACACCGAACAGTTCTCGGGTGGGACCTTGCCGTCCGGTGTGACGGTCACCGAGGCTCAGGGAATCGGCGTGCTGAAGAAGATCCGCGACAACCTCGAAGATCAGGGCTATGCACTCGAGGATGTCGTGACGATGCGTGTGTTCCTCGACAATGCACCTGGTACCGATCGTGCCGACTATGCGGGCTGGAACCGCGCCTATCGCCAGTTCTTCGCGAACACCAATCTCGATACCGATGCGACAGAGCTCGTGCCGATGGGTACCGCGGAGCCCTCGGCACCCATCGAGCGTAATTCAGCGCGACCGTCACGGTTCGCCCTCGAGGTTGCTTCGCTCCCCGTGCAAGGGTGGCTTGTGGAGGTCGAGGTGGATGCTGTGAAGTGA
- a CDS encoding flavin monoamine oxidase family protein, whose product MRGLGVTGGAGLAYGAMSTIGLAPSAAAAPKRFQSPAMADLIGRVEGSPKIVVLGGGPAGLCSAYELQKAGYAVTILEARQRPGGRVWSIRGGAEETDLNGETQKCTFSDGHFYNIGATRIPQSHITMDYCKELGVELQTFGNQNANTLVNYKSSTALNQQSVSYRAAKADTYGYMSELLQKAASRGALDDVLTPDDKDALSEFLSSFGDLSDDGRYIGSTRRGYSSEPGAGLNFGDETKPYGMSDVIQSGIGRNFSFEFGYDQAMLMFSPVGGMDRIYYAFSDAIGEDNIVYGAEVTALNNTSDGATVEYTKDGSMESISADYVICTIPPALVTRLDNNLPAEVLLALKAAKATPSGKMGIEYSRRWWETDERIYGGASNTDMDISQIMFPYDHYNSDRGVVVAYYNTGKRHQAFESLTHKQRLAKAVAEGSMIHGDKYTKDISSSFSGSWRRTKYSESAWVSWAGAGDSHGGVATAEYSTLLKPVEHIYFAGDHLSNAIAWQHGAFTSARDVVTSIHERVTAS is encoded by the coding sequence ATGCGTGGCCTGGGTGTCACAGGCGGTGCAGGACTCGCCTACGGAGCGATGTCGACGATCGGTCTTGCGCCATCGGCCGCGGCGGCGCCCAAGCGGTTTCAGTCGCCCGCGATGGCCGACCTGATCGGAAGGGTCGAAGGAAGCCCGAAGATCGTTGTTCTCGGCGGCGGGCCTGCTGGTCTCTGCTCAGCGTACGAGCTGCAGAAGGCCGGATACGCCGTGACGATCCTCGAGGCGCGTCAGCGGCCGGGCGGGCGAGTGTGGTCCATCCGCGGAGGAGCCGAGGAGACCGACCTCAACGGGGAGACCCAGAAATGTACCTTCTCCGACGGACACTTCTACAACATCGGTGCAACACGAATCCCGCAGAGCCACATCACGATGGACTACTGCAAAGAACTCGGCGTCGAGTTGCAGACATTCGGAAACCAGAACGCGAACACACTGGTCAACTACAAGAGCAGCACTGCGTTGAATCAGCAGTCGGTGTCCTACCGCGCGGCCAAGGCCGATACCTACGGCTACATGTCGGAGTTGCTGCAGAAGGCTGCCAGTAGAGGTGCTCTCGACGACGTCCTGACCCCCGATGACAAGGACGCTCTGTCTGAGTTCCTGTCCAGCTTCGGCGACCTCTCCGACGACGGGCGCTACATCGGGTCCACTCGTCGCGGATACAGCTCGGAGCCGGGTGCAGGCCTGAACTTCGGTGACGAGACCAAGCCCTACGGCATGTCCGACGTGATCCAGAGCGGCATCGGAAGAAACTTCAGCTTCGAGTTCGGTTACGACCAGGCGATGCTGATGTTCAGCCCGGTGGGGGGCATGGATCGGATCTACTACGCGTTCTCCGACGCCATCGGCGAGGACAACATCGTCTACGGGGCCGAGGTCACGGCACTGAACAACACGTCCGACGGCGCGACGGTGGAATACACCAAAGACGGTTCGATGGAATCGATCTCGGCCGACTACGTCATCTGCACCATCCCGCCTGCCCTCGTCACGCGACTGGACAACAACCTGCCCGCCGAGGTCCTGCTCGCGTTGAAAGCGGCCAAAGCGACACCGTCCGGGAAGATGGGCATCGAGTACTCGCGACGGTGGTGGGAGACCGACGAGCGCATCTACGGCGGCGCCAGCAACACCGACATGGACATATCTCAGATCATGTTCCCGTACGACCACTACAACTCGGATCGCGGTGTCGTCGTCGCCTACTACAACACGGGTAAGCGGCATCAGGCATTCGAATCCCTCACGCACAAACAGCGTCTGGCGAAGGCGGTTGCCGAAGGATCGATGATCCACGGTGACAAGTACACCAAGGACATCAGCTCGTCGTTCTCCGGAAGTTGGCGCCGAACGAAGTACTCCGAGAGCGCATGGGTGTCGTGGGCGGGGGCCGGAGATTCGCACGGCGGTGTCGCGACGGCCGAATACTCCACGCTCCTGAAGCCCGTCGAGCACATCTACTTCGCGGGAGATCACCTGTCCAACGCCATCGCCTGGCAGCACGGCGCCTTCACCTCCGCGCGCGACGTCGTCACTTCCATTCACGAACGTGTCACCGCGTCCTGA